The DNA region TAACCTGTGTTATTACTATCAGAATATGAGCAAGCTGAATTTTGAGACCCAAAGTGACCGGTATGCCTATAATTTTGGCGGTAAATCGGGGGTGTTTCGGTTTGACTGGCAGACAGGCGCTGTTCACCTTATCCCTTATGCGCCGTTAAAAGTCAGTAAGCTTTATTCGGGAACCCCTCAGACGCCGTTAAACCTGTATTACCTGATCACCGACGAAAAGGGCGATCAGTATTATTTCCAGACAGCGGAAACAACTGCTCAGAATGGCCTAAATCCTACAACAGCATGGAACCTGACCAAAATTATATCTGCTGACCAAAAGGATGAAATTGATTTTTATTATTCGACAGGTGAGATTTTTGTTCAAGTTTCGGAACAATGCAGGATGGAGAAGAGTGCAGGTAATTTAAATGGGGCACCATACAATATTCCACCGATCTCCAATTTTACAAGAACGCCAATCGGGAGCCAATATGCCCCGCAACGATTAGACAGCATTGTTTCCAAGACAGCATCAGTCAGGTTTAGTTACGCGGCAGATCGCCAGGACGGTCGCCAGATGCGGCTAACGAATATCAGTGTTTTCAGGAAAGGTACAAATGTACTGATCAGGCAGGCACAGTTAACACAGTCGTATTTCGGGACTTCCTCCGGTCATACCTTGCGCTTAAGATTGGATAACATAAAAATAGGAGGCACGGATGCAGCAAGCATGGAAAATTATTCGTTCGGGTACAATAACGGTGTAGGTCCCGGATATTATATCACCAATGGCTATGTTTTTCCGGGAGGCAACCAGTTCCCTCCTTATATTGCTGAAGACTACTGGGGCTACAGCGGACAGGGGAACGGCGGGATCCCGAGTGAGTTCTTAGGATTCTTGAATTCATCTGAACTGGCTACTTATGGCGGTAATAAAAACCCAGATTCGCTGGGGATGCAGATGGGAATCCTACAGCAAATCCAGTACCCCACTGGTGGAAAGACCGTTTTTACTTTTGAATCGAACAAAACCAGTGATCCTAATTTTTATCATTATCCCAGCCAAACCAATGCCAATAATAATATTATCGGTGGTTTGCGGGTAAAGACAATAAAAAATTACGATACCAATAATGTTTTAACTTCTCAGAAAGCTTTTACGTATGATGTTATCGGATCCCAACAGGAAATATCCGCCGTTTTGTTCCGTTATCAGCAGCCTGTTCATTATTACCGGACCGACGTATCAGGTAGTGGGTTAAGTGATCTGGGGGTACTTGCAAGTGATGTAGCAAGTTCTTCCAATGTTTATCCATTGACTGTAATGGGCTCGTCTCCGGTCATCTACAGCCAGGTAACGGAATATAATGGTACAACTACCGACAACACTGGCAAAACAACTTATACTTATTCGATTCCACCTGGAACTACCCTCGAGTCTACCAATATTTTAAGCAGCCCCAAATTTATCAATGAATTTACGATTGACCGGGGTACACCCAATCCTTTATTACAAACAAAAACTGTTTTCAAGAATGTTGGCGGTACCTATACAAAAGTCAGCCAGTTGGATAATTCCTATACCTACCTCAGGACTAACGAATTTTTGACTGGTATCAGGGTCGACCAGGAAATGACGTTTAACGACCTTAATGGCTATTATTCACCTGACCGATATGATACCCCGTATTTATGGGATTACCTGAATTCGTATACCTGGGAGGCAACCAAAGGGTATGAAGATATTCCATTACTAACAACAGAAATTGCAACTGACTATTCCGATTTAAATAATCCGGTAGCTCAGACAACCACTTATCAATACGCTAATTTAGATCATTTACAACCGACCAAAAAGACGGTTACGACAAGCCAGGGCAATGATACGTTTATAACAGATTATAAATACCCTGCTGACTTTTCATCCGGTCAACCTTACAGCGATATGGTCAATACGTATCACATTTGGAATCCGGTGATAGAAAAGCTGGATTCCAAATATGTGACATCCAGCAATACGACGAATTTCCTGCAAAGCTCAAAAACCGATTACCAGGTATTTAACAGTACCAATACCCAGATCTACCCGGCGCTTACATCGACAAAAGCCGGGAGTAACAGCTATGAGGCGCGAGTGCAATTTGGGGCCTATGATGATAACGGAAACATCCAAAGAGTATCCAAGTCGGGCGGCAGTTTGATTAGCTACCAATGGGGGTATAAAAAGAGCTACCCTGTAGCCCAGGTGCTGAACGCTGCAGAAAACGACATATTTTATGAAGGATTCGAAGAAGGTGCCGGGAACAGTTCTTTAGAGGACGATAAGACGGGCCATTACAGTCATACGGGATCTTATTCCAGAACGCTTACAGGATTAGATCCCGGAAACTATATATTGAGATATTGGCAAAGATCGGGGACTGTCTGGACGTTGATCGTGACTCCCGTTACCGTTAGCGGCACTACGTATACTATAGGTTCAAACCCTGCAATAAATGCCCAGATCGATGACGTCTGCTTTTACCCGGCATCTGCCCAAATGACGACCTATACTTATGATCCGCTTACAGGGATGACAAGCATGACCGATCCCAAAGGAATGGTGACCTTTTATGAGTATGACGACTCGCAAAGACTAAAAAACATAAAGGACAAAGACGGAAATATCGTTAAGCATATCGATTATCACTACCAGGGACAATAACAAGACCAGAAAATACAAGTATGAAAAGACTAACCTTACTCACAATTGTGTTCGTTTTTATATCGAACTACCTTTTTGCACAATGGACAACCAGCGGAAATAACGTTTATACCACCACTGTCGGCAATAGCGTAATCATTGGTGCTACAGCCCCAACGATAATCAATGCCTCTTCCGGGTTATTTCCGGGCGTGACACCCAAACAGGAAATCTTAACCGGAAGTTCAACCACCGCCTATTCTGAATTAGTGACCATTCGTCATAACGGGGTAGCAGTGGATGCATTGTCCCGCCAGTTAGGATTAGTTTTTAAACTTTCGAGTGAAAGCAGCACTGGGGAATCGGGCAAGATGGGGGGCATGCTTTTGGAAAGCAGCAATGGTTATGCGAACCTTCCGACACTGAGTTTGCTTACGAACAACGCCCGTAGATTAACGATAGATTACAATGGCAATGTGGGGATTGGTACAACAACTCCCAAAACCCTTTTGGACATAGGCAAAACATTGGGCCCTGGCGACGTGAGCGCCGTTTTGGCCCGGCTGTCAGAAGGTAATACTGCTGGCGGAGGAACGTATCTCGGCACGGTGGGCTATAACACTCAGTTGAGTGGTACGATCACCGATGTAACAGACGTGAAAAGTTTTGCAATTGAACACAGTTTTTACGGATCGACCAACAGCTCCATCAACTTTTTACGCGGTGGAAGTACGATTGGAGGAAGCATTTCTTTCAGTACCAATGACAATACGGAGAAAATGCGCATTTTATATAACGGGAATGTGGGTATTGGCATAACCCATCCGCAAAATAAACTGGATGTTAACGGTACGATACACTCTAAAGCAGTGTTAATCGATCTGAACGGGTGGAATGATTACGTATTCAAAAAAGATTATCGGTTGCCGCCATTATCAGAGGTTAAAGCGTATATCGACCAAAACCAACATTTACCGGAGATTCCGTCAGAACAGGAAATGATCAAAAAAGGGCTTGATGTGGCTGAGATGAACAAGCTGTTAATAAAGAAGGTAGAGGAATTGACACTGTACCTGATTGAAAATCAAAAAGAGATCAACGAATTAAAAACAAAGGTTTCTGTATTGGAAATCGGAAAAAAGTAACTTCAACATGAAAAAGATAATTTTTATTTTATCGCTGGCTATTATTTCTTCGGGAATAACGTACGCTCAAAACACCTTTCCTTCAACCGGAAATGTCGGAATCGGAACAAACAATCCTACCTACAAATTTGAAGTTCACGGGAATGATGGTGGCCAGGTTGCTGTTTTTGGGAACAACGGCAGCACAAACTTTGGCCTGCAAGGCTCGCTTTTTATTAAGTCTAACAGTTCAACCAGTACTGCCTCATTATCTTCGGGAGGAGCTAATTCTGGGTTAACATTTCTTACCAATAACTCCGGAACCGATTATGTGCGCATGCAGATCACTTCAACAGGAAATGTTGGGATAGGGACAACAACTCCGGGCTCCGACCTGACTATTACACGGAATGGGACCGGAATGAGCGTTAATGCGGGTTCCAGCGGATACTTTGGCACATTAGCCTTTAACAGAGAAAGTGCAACAGGTGCCATATTTAATCCGACGGGTAACGCTTTTCAAATCAATAATGGAAACGGGACTGACAAAAATTTACACATTCAGGTATATAGTGGGTCTGGAGCCGGAGTAAATCCAGATGCGTTAACCATTAATGGGACAACGAGCGGTGTTGGAATTAATACCGCATCAGTTCCTGCCGGATACCAGTTTGCTGTTAACGGAGGGGTTATTGCAACTTCGGTAACTGTTAAACTCTATACGGCCTGGCCTGATTATGTCTTCAAGCCGACGTATCAGCTTCCGTCATTAACAGATGTTAAGACTTACATTGATCAAAACCAGCATTTACCGGAAATTCCTTCAGAACAGGAGGTTGCTAAAGATGGTCTGAACCTTGGTGAGATGAACAGGTTGCTGCTAAAAAAAGTTGAAGAACTGACCTTGTATGCAATAGAGAATGAAAGAAAGGATAAGGAAAAGGACAAGTTGCTGGCGTCACTACAGCAACAGATCAACAGGCTGAATGAAAAACAAAATCATCGCTCTCGAAAAATAACCAAACCTTAAACGCATCAACCAATGCTGATGAATACCCAGACTTATCGCTGCTGTATCCGGAGCAACCGGATGCTTTTGTCACTATTTTTTTTACTCGTCGCCTTTTGCTCAAATGCTCAGACCTACCTGCCACCCCCCGCAACAATGACCACGGCACCAGCGGCGGGCTCCTATTACAGTTACAGCAGCATTACACTAAACCCGACTTTTAGCTTTACGGCAACTTCAGGCAGCAGCCTGAGCCTGTATATAGCCAATCCCGATTGCCAGCCATTGAACTCATCATTCAGTGCGAACCAGAATTATATCCTGACATCTATTCCCCGGATAAGTGGCTTTAAGAATGGGGGTACAGGGGCCAACACGGGAGATTTTGCCGGCCGGGGCACCTGTGAACTGATGCAAACGGTACAGTATTTCGATGGACTGGGCAGGCCCTTACAAACAACGCAGGTAAAGGGCTCACCCCAGGCCAAAGATATTGTTCAGCCTTTTGCTTATGATCAATACGGCAGAGAGGCCCAAAAATACCTTCCTTATGCAGCGACCACTGCTGATGGCAGCTATAAGAGTGACGGACTGGCAACCGGGCCAACTAATTTCTACTATCCGGGCGGTACCGCGGCATCCGGAAGCCAGCAAAGTAATGGAGTGGTTTATAACCCTGCCCCATATTCGTTAACCAACTTCGAGCCTTCACCCCTAAACCGGGTGGTGGAACAGGGTGCACCAGGTGCGGACTGGCAACCTGTATTGGGCAACACGACGGGGCATACAATGAAGCAGGAATATATCACCAACAACGTCAATGACTTTAGCGGAGCGGATACTACGTTGAGCAGGAAGGTGATCCTGTATAAGGCAGATATTAACACGGATCAGAGCCGCACACTAAACTACGGGAACACGGCTGGGAACTATTATCCGACCGGGCAACTGTACGTAACAATTAGTAAAGATGAGAACTGGAAGAGCGGCAGCGGCAACAGCAGAGGAGGAACTGTAGAGGAGTACAAGGATAAGGAAGGCCATGTGATACTGAAACGGACTTTCTTGTTTAGCGGCGGGGCATTGCAGCAACTGTCAACCTATTATGTATATGATGACCGGGGAAACCTTGCCTTTGTATTGCCACCAAAAAGCGGGGCTGATGCTGGCATCACCAGTGCAGGCAATTTAACCACGCTGAACAACCTGTGCTACCAGTATCAGTATGACGGCAGGAACCGGCTTGTGCAGAAAAGATTGCCAGGCAAGGATTGGGAATATACCGTATATAATAAGCTTGACCAGGTTGTGGCCACACAGGACGGGAACCAGCGTTTAACCAACCAGTGGATTTTTATGAAGTACGATGCACTGGGGCGTGTACTGTGGACAGGTACCTGGAACAATGGCGGCACGGCAATCACGCGAAGCGGGGTACAGGCGGCGGTAACCGGCTTTAGCGGGGCACTGTGGGAAAGCCGTCCATCGGGAGGGTATCCCACCAACTTAGCATGGCCAAAAACCGGATTCCAGGGTTCTTTAACGGTGAATTATTATGACGATTATACCTTTGGCGATTTTAGCTCGATGCCTGCGGCGTATGACTACCGGGCATCGGCAAGTGCGATGACTGGCGGATTGCTGACCTGTACCAAGACTTGGGTAACCGGCAGCGCCGCCGTATTGTATAAAGTGTTATACTATGATGATCTTGGTCGTTTGATCAGGACCTGTGCCGAACATTACCTGGGCGGAACAACTGCCGTAGCTAACTTTAATAATTATGATGTGATCGACAATAAATACGATTTCAATAATAATTTGACTAAAACAACGCGGCAGCATTTTACCATAGCTAATACGACTATTCCGGCAGTGACGATTCGGGATACGATCCTGTATGACCACATGAACCGTAAAACACAAACACTGGAATCGATCTGGAGCGGGAATAATACGCCGCCTGCCTATGTAGTACTCAGCAAGTTAGACTACAATGAGATAGGACAGTTAAAGAGCAAGGGATTGCACAGTGAAGATGGCGGAAACTCATTTTTGCAAACGGTAAACTACCGGTATAATGAGCGGGGATGGCTGCAATCATCCCAGGCCGGGCTGTTCAGCGAAAACCTGTATTATAATAAGCCTACCGACAACAGCTTTACTAACCAGTACAATGGTAACATTTCGGAAATGACGTATACGAAAACAGGATCATCGAATGTGGTATTCAAATACGGTTATGACCAGTTGAACCGGTTACTGAGCGGGACTTCGACAGGAGGAAGCACCATGGGTGAGCAGCTGACCTATGACCCGTTGGGCAATATATCGACTCTGATGCGTACCGGCCCGAACCCGGCAAATCTTGTATACACCTATTACAACAGCAATGCCAGCAACCAGCTACAAACGGTAACCAATGGCGGCGCGGCGTTCCGAAGCTACGCTGCTTATGATCCAAACGGTAACGCGCCAAGTGATGGCGGTAATAAAAACATCACCTACAACCTGTTTAACCTGCCGCAAACAGTAACACAGGGAGGCACAACACTGGCCAGCTATATTTATGACTGTACAGGCCAGAAGCTGAGCAATACTGGTAGCGATGGAAGATGGGATTATATTAACGGGATCGTGTATAATGGAACCACTATTGCGAATGAGACGATCGATTTTATCCAAACCGGAGAAGGACGTGTGGAACCCAATGGCAATTCATGGACTTATAGCTATAACCTGACAGACCACCTGGGTAACGTACGGCTATCGTTTTACAAAGATCCATCGGCAGGAACAGCCCGCCGGATCCAGGAGGATGAATATTACTCTTTTGGGTTGAGGAATGGATTATACAATAGTTCTAACAACAACCGCTATCTTTATAATGGCAAGGAGATTCAGACAGATCTGACAAACCAATACGATTATGGTGCAAGGTTTTATGATCCTATGATTGGGAGGTGGACGAGCGTAGATCCATTAGCAGAGAAGATGAGTAGATATTCAACGTATAATTATGGATTTGACAATCCTATGAGGTTCATAGACCCCGATGGAATGGGGCCGGATGATGTGATAGTACCCGAAAAATATAGAAAACAAATGGCCGATATACTTGCACAAACGTTTGGTAGCAATGCAAGTAATTTCAAATATGACGACAAAGGAAAAATGTCGTATACAGGGGATGTCACTCAACTAACTCCGGCAGAGCAGGGAGCATTTAATGAGTTGAATGGTTTAATGAGTTCATCAACAAAATATAACGTTGTTATTGAAGAAACATACACCTTCACACAGACAGATGGAACTGCGACAACGGTAAATACAGGTAATAGTGGTACCAAGGGGGATGCTGCTGTTTACCCGTCAGCTACAAAAAATGGAGAAGGTTATCTTATTTTAAATCCAAACCCAACTCAGGCAAATGTATTGGATGTAAAGTATGGTGAGAATGGCAACCAATTGCCTGCTAACTTTAGTGACATGCTTCAAAACGGAGGGAAAGGTCCTTTAAGGACTTTCACGCCATTTGAAAATTTCTGGCATGGTGTGGGACACGAAAGAGCGGGTGGTGCGGAGAATGGCGGCAAAGCAATGGAGGTTGAGAACCTGGGCGGAGCTGCCCACAAAAATGTGACCTATAACGCAGATGGATCAATTAAAACAATAACGGCAGCACCCATTGCTTCAAAGAATTATAATTTAGATCATCCTAAAAAACGTTAGAAATGAGGAGAATAATATCAGTTTTATTAATACTATGTTCGTGTTCGCCTGGTAAAGATTTTATTGTTTCGGAAAAGACTGATTACCTTGTTTATAAACATGATAGATATATTCAAGTAAATATAGACACACTTACTAAAGTTATAGATCCGCCTTCCATCAAAAAAATTTCTGTTAAAAACCTTAAGGAAGATACCATATATGTATTTTCAACTGTTTTAAGTAATTCGTCCATGCTGTATTCTTCCAAAAACATAAGTTTTCGAAATAGAGGGTACTATATAAATTCTTTTTATAAAAATTTTATGAACGATGCGTCTTACAGTGGAATCAAAAAATTTAATTTTATTCGAATTCCGCCTAAAGATAGTTTGATTATAAATATAGACGAACAGCGCATTCTCAAAAAGACGGCTAATGTGTCGAAGCATAAGTTAATAGGATTTAAATATTTGTATTTCGATAAGGT from Mucilaginibacter sp. SJ includes:
- a CDS encoding DUF6443 domain-containing protein; translated protein: MTTAPAAGSYYSYSSITLNPTFSFTATSGSSLSLYIANPDCQPLNSSFSANQNYILTSIPRISGFKNGGTGANTGDFAGRGTCELMQTVQYFDGLGRPLQTTQVKGSPQAKDIVQPFAYDQYGREAQKYLPYAATTADGSYKSDGLATGPTNFYYPGGTAASGSQQSNGVVYNPAPYSLTNFEPSPLNRVVEQGAPGADWQPVLGNTTGHTMKQEYITNNVNDFSGADTTLSRKVILYKADINTDQSRTLNYGNTAGNYYPTGQLYVTISKDENWKSGSGNSRGGTVEEYKDKEGHVILKRTFLFSGGALQQLSTYYVYDDRGNLAFVLPPKSGADAGITSAGNLTTLNNLCYQYQYDGRNRLVQKRLPGKDWEYTVYNKLDQVVATQDGNQRLTNQWIFMKYDALGRVLWTGTWNNGGTAITRSGVQAAVTGFSGALWESRPSGGYPTNLAWPKTGFQGSLTVNYYDDYTFGDFSSMPAAYDYRASASAMTGGLLTCTKTWVTGSAAVLYKVLYYDDLGRLIRTCAEHYLGGTTAVANFNNYDVIDNKYDFNNNLTKTTRQHFTIANTTIPAVTIRDTILYDHMNRKTQTLESIWSGNNTPPAYVVLSKLDYNEIGQLKSKGLHSEDGGNSFLQTVNYRYNERGWLQSSQAGLFSENLYYNKPTDNSFTNQYNGNISEMTYTKTGSSNVVFKYGYDQLNRLLSGTSTGGSTMGEQLTYDPLGNISTLMRTGPNPANLVYTYYNSNASNQLQTVTNGGAAFRSYAAYDPNGNAPSDGGNKNITYNLFNLPQTVTQGGTTLASYIYDCTGQKLSNTGSDGRWDYINGIVYNGTTIANETIDFIQTGEGRVEPNGNSWTYSYNLTDHLGNVRLSFYKDPSAGTARRIQEDEYYSFGLRNGLYNSSNNNRYLYNGKEIQTDLTNQYDYGARFYDPMIGRWTSVDPLAEKMSRYSTYNYGFDNPMRFIDPDGMGPDDVIVPEKYRKQMADILAQTFGSNASNFKYDDKGKMSYTGDVTQLTPAEQGAFNELNGLMSSSTKYNVVIEETYTFTQTDGTATTVNTGNSGTKGDAAVYPSATKNGEGYLILNPNPTQANVLDVKYGENGNQLPANFSDMLQNGGKGPLRTFTPFENFWHGVGHERAGGAENGGKAMEVENLGGAAHKNVTYNADGSIKTITAAPIASKNYNLDHPKKR